GCGGAAATAGTTCTGGAACAGACTCCGTAAAATGCCTGCAATACTGAACCGAGCATCCAGATAGGGTCTGTTCCTAAGTGCGGATATCCCCCGTGGCCGCCCGTCCCCATGATCTTTCCGTGAAAAACATCCACGTTTGCCATGCTATAGCCATCATTCACTTGTATGGTGCCTACCGGATGCCATGGACAGACATGAAGTGCAAGCACTGATTCGACACCTTCCAATACACCTTCCTCGATCATTCTCGGTGCGCCAGACAATCCTTCCGCATCGGTGCATTCTTCCGCGGGCTGAAATATCAGTTTTACTGTCCCTTGAAAAAAACCAGATGCTGACTTTTTAGCAAGTATCTTGGCAGCACCGAGCAAAATGGCCGTATGGGCATCATGGCCGCAAGCATGCATGATGCCCGGATGCTTCGATTGAAAGCTGTGATCGGTTTTCTCATCAATCGGCAGCGCATCCATATCTGCACGAATCGCGACTGTCGGTCCTTCGCCATTTGAAATTGTTGCCACGACGCCTGTTTTGCCAACATCAGTTTGAACAGTAACCCCTTCAATCGCCCTTAACGTTTCAGCAACAAAGCGTGCTGTTCCATGTTCATGGAAACTGAGTTCAGGAAATTTGTGAATGTGTCTGCGCCATTCAATCATCTGCTGTTCCAAACTTTCAACTGCAGCAGCCGGGCTCTCGGTTTGCATCGGCATATAAAATCCTCCTCGACCAGGTTTGATGTTATAAAAAACTGAGCTCCTTTTGGTTATCTACAAACAATCCGCTCGTACCCATCTTCTTTAATAATTCAAATGCGAAAATGGCAATAGCTGTATCCTGTATTCCGGTACCCGTCAAATCACAGACCGTCACTTCTTCATCATGTAGTCTCCCTGGAACTTTACCCGCAGTGATTTCCCCAAGTTCAATCACCTGATCGGTTTCATAAAAGATTCCTTGCTTAACCGCGTGATGAAGCTCTCCAAGAGTGGCGCACTGCGATTGCACATCGCATACATAACGATCCGCATTCTTTAACACATCCGCTTCAAGTTCTTGTTTGGTTTCAGCATCGGAACCCATGGCAGTGATATGAAGGCCTGGATGCAGCCATTCCGCCTTTATGATTGGCTCTTTCGCAGGTGTGGTTGTGACGACAATTTCGCTGTCTCTTACAATTTGTTCAGGATTATTGGTTGCAATAACCTTCACATTTAATGCTGATTCCATTTCTTTTTGAAAATCTTTCACATTTTGTTCAGAACGTCCATAAACGAGGATTTCTTTGAAATCACGGACAGTTTTAAGCGCTTTCATTTGATATCTCGCTTGTGCCCCGGTTCCAATCACTCCGACTGTCGTCACTTGTTCTTTCGCCAAATACTTGGCCGCTACTGCCCCTGCTGCTGCAGTTCGTATTTCAGTCAGATACCCGTTATCCAGTAAAAAGGCTTCAGGTTGACCCGTTATCGTGCTGATTAATGCCATGAATCCATTGGCACTCGGTAAACCTAGCTGTGGATTATTGAAAAATCCGGAGGAAACCTTCAAAGCAAAGACATCTTTCCCAGTGATATAGGCCGTCTTGACATCGACTTCCCCGTTATTCTCTTCTACATCCACCCGCATAATTGGCGGCATAATGACTTTCTTCGTCGCCAGTTGCGTGAAAGCGTCTTCTACAACCGCAACTACTTCAGGTCCGAACTTCACCGATGAACGGATTTCTTCTTCAGTAAAGATAATCAAGTAGCTTCACCCCCTTGTACTAAATGACGATTTGTAATGGATCTTTTATAATCAATTCCCGATTAAAACTTGCCAATACTTCGCAACCATTTTCTGTTACTCTGAACGATTCACTAATTTCAATCCCATAATCTTCAAACCAAAGACCCGGAATGAGATGAAATGTCATGTTCGGTTGTAATATTGTAAAATCGCCTTTTCGGATACTCGCTGTATGCTCGCCCCAATCTGGTGGATAATTCAATCCCACGGAATAACCAATTCTGGATTCTTTACTGATTCCATGTTTTGAAATGACTGCATTCCAAGCACTTTCTATATCCTCGCAAGTAGCGCCAGGCTTAACCGCATCCAGAGCAGCATTTACACCTTCTACTAAAATTTTCGAGGTATCCAACGCTTGCGCAGTCGGTGCCCCTATAGAAACAGTCCTTGCTAACGGGGAATGGTAACGCTGATGACAGCCAGCCAATTCAATAATGACCATTTCATTGTTCACATATTTTCGATCAGTCCAAGTCAAATGCGGTGTTGAAGTATTTTTCCCTGCCGGTAACAGGGGTACGATTGACGGATAATCCCCTCCATATTCTTGTGTTCCACTGATTAAATCGCAATATATATTTGCCGCCACATCACATTCTCGGACACCTTCCTGAATGGATGCGACGGCAGTACTCATGCCAATTTCCGCAATTTTAGCCGCTCTTTTGATATATTTGATTTCCATTTCAGATTTTATAATCCGAACATAATTCACGAGAAGCGTGGCGTCAGAAAGTTGCGCATTCGGTAAATTCACCTTCAGTTTTTCATAAGCTAAAGCTGAAAAATAATAGGAGCCCATTTCTACGCCAATCCTCCGTTTTGACTGACCAATCTGCGTTAAGATTTTGGCGATGAAATCCATCGGATGTTTATAATTGGAATGAACATGATCTTCTGGATACGGAATAATGTTATCTGTGTATAACCATGTCGTTACTTCAGCCGCTTTAGCATCCATTTTTCTTCCAATCCAAATCGGCTGATCCTCGTCGATGATGACAATTAACATTTGATCGACATAAAAGGACCAACCATCATAGCCTGACAAATAGTTCATGTTTGCCGGGTTCGTAATAAGCAACACTTCAATTCCTTGTTCCATCATACTGGCCTTAGTCCGTCCCAACCGATCCTTGTACTCATTTAAACTAAATGGCATCATCTTAGTTCCTCCTATTCAACTTCAAAAGATATTTTCTTATGATTGATTCTCATTATATATTCCAAATAGTTAAAAAATCATCCGCATTATTGTATGAATTTTAAATTTATTGTTCATACAGTTTTCAGAAAAAGCACAAAAAGATGGAATCGGATATAAATTATTCCCGATTCCATCGATTCTCGCTATATGAAAGTGACTTTTTGTTCATTTTTTAATAACTCCTGTCGTCCAAACTTTAATACTGAAATTCAATAAAAACAAATCATCTGGATCTACGAGTGATAACATCGTCAACGATTCTATTTTTCGTAAACGATATAAAAGAGATTGACGATGGAGATTCAGTTCACGGGCTGTTTGGCTCACATTCAAGTTATTGTTTTTATAAGTTATGAATGTCTGAATCAAATCCATATCTCTTTTTTCATCGTATTCTACCAAAGGCGATACTGTTGACATCGTGATATCTTGGACTTCTTCATTGATGGCTAAATTCAATAACAGCCGATTAATTTGGGTTTCATCAAAATCAATGCGCTTTCCTATGCCTCTTTGACTTCTGCCCATTTCCAAAGCGGCTTTCGCTTTTTGAAAACTAGATGTATAATTCCAGATTCCGTCTTTTTCCTTTCCGATTCCCCAGGAAAAAGTGACGCCGGGAAGCAAGTGACTAAACCTTCTTTCCACTAAATCCAAGAACTGATTGACGGTATCCGATGCTACACTGTTCGGTGTCTCCAAAAAAACGATCACTTCGTCATTTTCGTATGCAAAAAGAAGTTGGCGTTGGAGATTTTCAGCAGCGTATAACATGCCTTCTTTGATATAGATGCTCATTCTTTCCAAACTTGCTTTTCTTGACTGGGAGAGATTCGCATCATGATTAATGAGGTCATTCAGATTTTCCGGAAAACCGACGATACATATATAAGGAAGATTAAGATTGTATCTGAAAAATTCAGCGTGTGACGCCACATGTTCTTCAGACATTCTTTCCCCTTTCGCTAAGTTCAGTAAAAATTCATTTTGCATCCGGCTTTCGGCTTTTATCACCGCGCTGTTACGTGAAAACCATAAGGCGGCAGCAACTACAGCCTGCTCTGCAATCGTCACTTCCTGTTCATTTAGACTGCTGCCCGTTTCAGATAAAATGAAAAAGTCTCCTTTATGACCTGTGTCGGATTGGATATTCAGATGAAGAAGCTGCATATCCCCGTTTTCTATCTTTCCTATCTCGGACTGCATGGGATGATGCGATTCATGTATGGACATATTTTTCTTCAGCTGATTCCACAAAGTAAGTACGTCTCTTGGATTCGCGCTACCTGCGATAGCTTCACCCTTCTCATTACAAATCAAAACAGATTGATTCAATTCTAGCTCAACATATTTCGTGATATGCTCCAACGTTTTCCCTTCAAGAATCTTTTGGATAAGGTGTTGCTGTACATCCTCAGAACGCTTCCTATTATTTTGATTTAAATCATTCATTTTAGTCATTATTTCATGGACAATATCCGCGAATCGGATTTCCCAAGGGAACTCAATTATGGCAAACTTTCTATCTTCGGCAAAATGGATAATCTCCTCCGGTATTTCAAAAATATATCTGCCTGTTGCAATCGCGAGGGCCGAAGCACCTGAGTCGTATACATCTTTAACAAAACTCAAAAACTCTTCTGTCTTTTCGTGACAACCGATCCCTGTCGTAAGGACGAATTCATTTTCCCTAACAAAGTTTTCAACAGGACTTTCTATAACCGAGACCCATTCAACCACTTTTCCATCAATAGTTCCTTCGCTTGTTTTTAGTTTGGTTGTCTTTAATAGACGAGATTCTAAAATTTCCTTGACTGATAAATGCATCCTAGTCAGCCCCTCCCCTGTGAGTGCAATTACATGTCTTCTTATAGAAATCTCCGCCAGATTTGAGCGTCGATGTCACCACTCTTCCCTTTTATAGTTCTGAAGAATTTCAAGAATTACTGAGAAGTCTATATTATTCCCCGTGATGATTGTTCCAACTTTTTTATAACGTCCTTGTATTTTCCCTTGAATGATGGCAGCGATTCCTACGGCGGCCGCCCCTTCAACAACCATCCTGTGATGTTCAACCATGAAAGTCATTCCTTGTGCAATCTCATCCTCTGAAACTAGAATGATATCATCAACATAGTTTTTGACAATGTCAAACGTATATTCATTATTCAATCCTATCCCGCCAAGCAGACTGTCTGCGAGAGTGTCCTGTTCCTGTAAAACAACCGGCTTTCCTGCTTGAATACTCTCATTCATGACAGAAGCCCCTTCCATTGATACGCCGATTACTTGAATCATAGGATTCACTGATTTCAATGCAATTGCCACGCCTGCTATCAATCCTCCTCCAGAAAGCGGTACAATAACAGCATCTAGGTCTGGGAGCGCTTCCAATAATTCAAGACCAATTGTACCTTGTCCAGCAATCACTTCTAAATCGTCGAATGGTTTAATAACAGTCATACCATGCTTTTCCTGTAGTTCATAACAATACTTTTCAGCATCATCCTGACTTTCTCCAATAATTACAATATCCGCTCCTGCCCTCCGGATGGCATCCACTTTCGCTAGCGGGACCCGGCTGGATATACAAACAGTCGCCTTGATGCCGAGCTTTCGCGCCACATACGCAACAGCCAATCCATGATTTCCAGTGGAAAATGTAGCCACCCCACACTGCTTTTTTTCCTCAGTCAAACTGATTATTTTATTGGCCGCTCCTCTGACCTTAAATGCACCGATATCCTGTAGATTTTCTAACTTCAAATAAACCTCTGCCCCCATTCTATCGGATAATACCGGCGAGGAGATGAGAGGCGTTTCCACAATAATATTTTGAATATTATTTCTCGCTTTCCAAATCAGCTGAGTATTCGTTATGCTCAGCTTCTCTTCTAACTTTGCATCCATAGAATCACCTCATTAGTTATTTTAATTATGTGACTAATAGATTCACCCCGTTATTAATCAAACCTTCTCACACTTCACACTAATTTGTAAAGTTTTCTTCTTAATAAAAGGTAAAGTTAACGATCCAGACGATTAGACAATCATTAAAAGTGCTTCTGTGGTGTCCAAATTTCTAGTTTTGGTCGATACGTTGTAGTTATGTTATCGCAATTGGTCATTTTCCTGATAACGGTTTAACCATCTATCGACTTCTTTAAAAACAAAAAGCGCATGAACATTATATTATCAATGTTCATGCGCTTTTCTATTTAGTCATTAACCTTTATGCACCCCACGAGGGATTCGTGGAAGCATTTAAAATGCTTAGAAACGAGTCAAGACCGACTAAAACGGTTCCAAGTAGTGCTTTGTACTTTATTGATTATTCTCTTGTTGTTGTTCTGACGGCTCTTCTGACGGATCCGGTTCATCTTCGTCAACGCCATTACATCCGAAAAGTAAGCCTGCTGACAAAATAACCGACATAAGCGGAAGAAAATATTTTTTATTCTTCATTCCATTTCCTCCAATCTAAATTAGTCTTGTGTTACTTTGCCCTGTCATCGGATTATTATTCATGGAAATAAAAAGCACCCCAATAGTTAATGACAATATAAGCCTTGGCTAAAGCATTTTCAAAATCAAAACTTTTTTTTAAATGTAATTTCTGCAAAAAAAAAAGTGCTGTGAACGTTATTCGTTCACAACACTTTGTTATTATGAGAAGTTTCTACTTCCATCCCCATTTCTGAAAAACCTTATGGGCTTCTTCAGTTTGTAAATAAGTTAAAAACTTTTCAGCCATCTTTTTATTTTGACCTTTTAAGGTCAAAGCTGCTGGTGTTCCCCTGTATAATTTATCTTCTTCCGAAAACTTTACTAAGTCCGTTTCATTTTGAAGTCGATAATGCCAAGATTCATACGTGATCCATGCATCGATTGTTGAATCTAATTTCCATAGTTCTATCGCTTCGGCACTCGTTTTGACCGAAACAGCAATATTTTGTTGAATATCGGGGATGAGTCCCTTACGACCCGCTAAATCCTCCCAAAGTCCAAGTTGTCCCGCCCCGTTCACGTCGACAATACGGACATTTTCTTTTGTTAAATCAGCAAATGTTTGAATGTTTTTTGGATTTCCCTTTCTCACTAGTATTCCTGCAGGACGGGAATATAATTCAACCCAAGAATCTTCGCTTAATAATTTTGGATGTGCAAACGAAAAGTTACGTAACATGTATGATGAGCCGCCGTAAATAATGTCCCCATTCTGTTTTGCATTTTCAATCCATTTTCCTTCCGGTCCAGCAACCACTTGAACTTGAATGCCTTGTCCTTTTGAAAAACGCTTCGCTAATTCTTCCATCGGACCAAAAGGACCACCCGGACCATAAACATAAACAATATTATTATCCTTTTTCGACTTTACGCCCTTTTCACTTGCCATACCTGTCATCATAATCGCCCCTGCAAAAATCAGAATAACGAAAAGCACGAACTTAATTTTCCTCAACTCTCTCGACCACCTTTCAAATAGTTACTTCTACTAAAGGAAACGACGTAAAAGTCAAAACGGTTTGAAAGATAATTTATTCAATCGAACAAATTATTAATCATCAGCTCTAACGACAGGAAAAGGAGTTAAGAACCCGAGGATGTAAGTAAATGAAAAAGAAGATTTTCAATGCGGAAAGTTCATGTGAAAAGTTTTGATATTCAATCGTATTCTCACAAAACAATAAAGCGTCACAAACATTGTTTTGACAATGTTTATGACGCTAAATGGGAGGTCCTTATCTTATACAGATTACCCTATACTTCCCAAAAGGACGTTTTTAAGGGCGTTTAAACCCTTATATAGCGAGCGAGGTTTCTTCTAAATTTAGCACTTAGTTAAAATTATGAAATCGATTGTCCACCATCAATTTTCATTTCAACACCGTTTATATGTTTTGCTTTTTCACTTGCTAAGTATGCCGAAAAATAGGCGACTTCTTCAGCGCGCCCGATATGTTCAGATGGAATAGCGTTTATTTGTCGAACAACTTCAGGACGACCTTGTTGAATTGCATACTGGACCATTGGCGTATCGATTAGTCCTGGACAAAGTGCAACGGCGCGAATTCCGTCTTTAGCATAATTGAAAGCTAGTTGTTTCGTATATCCAACAACGGCATGCTTAGAAGTAATATATGCTGCGTCCCCTACACCAGCAATTGTTCCTCCAATTGAAGCAATATTAATGAATGTACCCTTCCCTTTTTTCAACATATGAGGCAAAATCTCATTTGTAAGTAAATAGACTGCTTTAACGTTTACATTCATGATTAGGTCCCATTCTTCTTCAGTAATATCAAGAGATGCTTTGAAATCCGCCAAAACAGCTGCGTTATTCACGCAAATATCGACTGTACCAAATGTTTCAAGCGCCTTTTTAATCATCATTTGAATGTCTTCTTTTTTAGAAATGTCAGCAACAATACCAAGTACAGTTCCATTAAGATCTTTGATTAGTTTTTCTGTTTCAGCTAAACCCACCTCATTTAGATCATTAACGATGACCTTTGCACCTTCTTTTACGTATTCAATTGCTTGTGCTCTACCTAGTCCTGACCCAGCGCCTGTAATTAAGGCGACTTTCTCTTGTAATAACATAATATCCCTCCTAAGATTATATCCACAATTACTGGTCAAATAGAATAATCTTTTACATAAAAGACCGAGTTCCTTTTAAGTACTTAATTCTAACTGAAACATTTATATTTATAATTGTAGCTAACCTCACATTACATATCAATTTGGGCTAATGCCAACTATAAGTGATAAAGTAGGTCTCTTAAATAACTAGGAATTACAATGTATGCTTTGTGAGAAATACTTCCAATACTAATCTATTCAAATGTCATTACCGCAGGTCGGTTATTTTCAAAAAGGTGGTTGACAGGCTTTATTTATATTCGATATGATATGAGTTAACCTTATCAATAAAAAGGTTAACTCTTGAAGGGGGAAGTTTTTCACATGACAGAATCAAATTTAAAGTTGCGAATGATGATTGTTACAGCATTATTTGCAGCAATTATTGGCGTCCTGGCGCAAGTAACAATTCCGTTACCACTCGTTCCTATTACAGGTCAAACATTAGCGATTGGACTTGCCGCAACGATTTTAGGTGCTAGGTACGGAACAATATCCGTATTCGTTTATTTAGGTCTCGGTGCAGTAGGTATTCCAGTTTTCGCACAAATGT
This genomic window from Sporosarcina sp. Marseille-Q4063 contains:
- a CDS encoding M20 family metallopeptidase, with the translated sequence MPMQTESPAAAVESLEQQMIEWRRHIHKFPELSFHEHGTARFVAETLRAIEGVTVQTDVGKTGVVATISNGEGPTVAIRADMDALPIDEKTDHSFQSKHPGIMHACGHDAHTAILLGAAKILAKKSASGFFQGTVKLIFQPAEECTDAEGLSGAPRMIEEGVLEGVESVLALHVCPWHPVGTIQVNDGYSMANVDVFHGKIMGTGGHGGYPHLGTDPIWMLGSVLQAFYGVCSRTISALDTAVASIGKIHTGTASNVIPQEVAVTGTLRTYSKEVREQLSTEVEKAFKLVEALGGSYSFEVERGEPALNNNPAVNDIIKQAAVELYPTIQIEEKAFGLGGEDFGYMTQHVPGSMFFLGCALPDGIRRDLHTNIFDIDERCMLLGTEILVGSTIKLLTVKSATI
- a CDS encoding cyclodeaminase, which encodes MIIFTEEEIRSSVKFGPEVVAVVEDAFTQLATKKVIMPPIMRVDVEENNGEVDVKTAYITGKDVFALKVSSGFFNNPQLGLPSANGFMALISTITGQPEAFLLDNGYLTEIRTAAAGAVAAKYLAKEQVTTVGVIGTGAQARYQMKALKTVRDFKEILVYGRSEQNVKDFQKEMESALNVKVIATNNPEQIVRDSEIVVTTTPAKEPIIKAEWLHPGLHITAMGSDAETKQELEADVLKNADRYVCDVQSQCATLGELHHAVKQGIFYETDQVIELGEITAGKVPGRLHDEEVTVCDLTGTGIQDTAIAIFAFELLKKMGTSGLFVDNQKELSFL
- a CDS encoding M24 family metallopeptidase, whose product is MMPFSLNEYKDRLGRTKASMMEQGIEVLLITNPANMNYLSGYDGWSFYVDQMLIVIIDEDQPIWIGRKMDAKAAEVTTWLYTDNIIPYPEDHVHSNYKHPMDFIAKILTQIGQSKRRIGVEMGSYYFSALAYEKLKVNLPNAQLSDATLLVNYVRIIKSEMEIKYIKRAAKIAEIGMSTAVASIQEGVRECDVAANIYCDLISGTQEYGGDYPSIVPLLPAGKNTSTPHLTWTDRKYVNNEMVIIELAGCHQRYHSPLARTVSIGAPTAQALDTSKILVEGVNAALDAVKPGATCEDIESAWNAVISKHGISKESRIGYSVGLNYPPDWGEHTASIRKGDFTILQPNMTFHLIPGLWFEDYGIEISESFRVTENGCEVLASFNRELIIKDPLQIVI
- a CDS encoding PucR family transcriptional regulator; protein product: MHLSVKEILESRLLKTTKLKTSEGTIDGKVVEWVSVIESPVENFVRENEFVLTTGIGCHEKTEEFLSFVKDVYDSGASALAIATGRYIFEIPEEIIHFAEDRKFAIIEFPWEIRFADIVHEIMTKMNDLNQNNRKRSEDVQQHLIQKILEGKTLEHITKYVELELNQSVLICNEKGEAIAGSANPRDVLTLWNQLKKNMSIHESHHPMQSEIGKIENGDMQLLHLNIQSDTGHKGDFFILSETGSSLNEQEVTIAEQAVVAAALWFSRNSAVIKAESRMQNEFLLNLAKGERMSEEHVASHAEFFRYNLNLPYICIVGFPENLNDLINHDANLSQSRKASLERMSIYIKEGMLYAAENLQRQLLFAYENDEVIVFLETPNSVASDTVNQFLDLVERRFSHLLPGVTFSWGIGKEKDGIWNYTSSFQKAKAALEMGRSQRGIGKRIDFDETQINRLLLNLAINEEVQDITMSTVSPLVEYDEKRDMDLIQTFITYKNNNLNVSQTARELNLHRQSLLYRLRKIESLTMLSLVDPDDLFLLNFSIKVWTTGVIKK
- the eutB gene encoding hydroxyectoine utilization dehydratase EutB produces the protein MDAKLEEKLSITNTQLIWKARNNIQNIIVETPLISSPVLSDRMGAEVYLKLENLQDIGAFKVRGAANKIISLTEEKKQCGVATFSTGNHGLAVAYVARKLGIKATVCISSRVPLAKVDAIRRAGADIVIIGESQDDAEKYCYELQEKHGMTVIKPFDDLEVIAGQGTIGLELLEALPDLDAVIVPLSGGGLIAGVAIALKSVNPMIQVIGVSMEGASVMNESIQAGKPVVLQEQDTLADSLLGGIGLNNEYTFDIVKNYVDDIILVSEDEIAQGMTFMVEHHRMVVEGAAAVGIAAIIQGKIQGRYKKVGTIITGNNIDFSVILEILQNYKREEW
- a CDS encoding substrate-binding domain-containing protein codes for the protein MRKIKFVLFVILIFAGAIMMTGMASEKGVKSKKDNNIVYVYGPGGPFGPMEELAKRFSKGQGIQVQVVAGPEGKWIENAKQNGDIIYGGSSYMLRNFSFAHPKLLSEDSWVELYSRPAGILVRKGNPKNIQTFADLTKENVRIVDVNGAGQLGLWEDLAGRKGLIPDIQQNIAVSVKTSAEAIELWKLDSTIDAWITYESWHYRLQNETDLVKFSEEDKLYRGTPAALTLKGQNKKMAEKFLTYLQTEEAHKVFQKWGWK
- a CDS encoding SDR family NAD(P)-dependent oxidoreductase, with translation MLLQEKVALITGAGSGLGRAQAIEYVKEGAKVIVNDLNEVGLAETEKLIKDLNGTVLGIVADISKKEDIQMMIKKALETFGTVDICVNNAAVLADFKASLDITEEEWDLIMNVNVKAVYLLTNEILPHMLKKGKGTFINIASIGGTIAGVGDAAYITSKHAVVGYTKQLAFNYAKDGIRAVALCPGLIDTPMVQYAIQQGRPEVVRQINAIPSEHIGRAEEVAYFSAYLASEKAKHINGVEMKIDGGQSIS